TCTCACAACAGTCCCACAACCTTTTGTATTGTTCAGTATGATCTCCCCGAATCTTTTCAAGTGTCTTTCTCTTTGCCCTATACACCTTATACTCTGAAACATTAATGAGCCACTCCCTCCTCACAATATTCTTCATTGATTTGACCTTAGTCTCCGGTGCATCATTTAGTTTGGCTAAGTACTTATTGGAAAGCCAAGAAGAAGTTGCATTATTATTTGTGTAGTTTATAGTACAAGTATGTTGTtgccaaatattttttatctgGAATGATTTCTCATCATACATGGGAGAGGCATGAAGTCTAAATCCACAATCAAATGCACATTTGACAGTCACCCTCGTAGATTCATTCTTCACGAATTTAAATTTGTACCCCTCCTTTATATGATATTCCCTCAACAATTTCCTAAACACCCTCACATTAGGAAACTTCATCCCTTCTATTAATTGGGGGTTCTTCATGCAAGAGTCTTTAAACTCACAAAAAGCAAGCTTTCCATCTTCACCTTCCTCAACCAACTCGTTTTCATCACTATCAGAATCCCTCTCACCACATTCTGTTTGAAGGTTATAGGTACCTAGACCAACCAAGGCTAtgttctcctcttcctcttcatcCGAAGACTCCTCTACCCCACTAAAAGAGTCACAAGAAGTTTCACTATCATCATTAGGCTGCCACTCACAGTCTGACTCACTATCCTCATCCATTTGAGCACCTACTCTTTCTCCGTCTTCATCTGCAGTCACACATTCATTACCTACTCCCTCCCCCTCTTCATCAACAACTGGTTCTTCTACGTGTTCAATTCCTTGTAATTCACCACCCCCCTGACCATTTCCTATTTCTAAACCACCTCCTAATTCAGTTATGGAGCTAGGGTCTGCATTAGTATTTCTATCTCTACCTATCACCTCCACCTTTGGCTCACGATCCTCGTCAGACTCTACCACATTGGGACAATCAACATATAGATCAATAACCATATACTTCTTACCAGAAGAATGCACTGCAAACATTTCAAGGATGTCATAATAAGATGTCAAGTTAACTAATCCATCATTCATGTTATGCATTGGAAGTTTATAATACACAGTTACTTGTTCCGTTACTCCATTACTATCTGTTAGTCCGTACCCCATTTGCCTAATTATATCGATCAACTCATAAAAGCTGAAGGAATCTGGGTCTACCTTTGTTTCGGCAATAACCCCATTCAAGTATTCTGACTGCAAACCCCTGACAAGTCTACCACCTACACGCATGAGCAATGTACACCTGAGGTCCACCATGATTTCTGTGCGACAAATAACTTATATTAATAACGGGAGAAGAACAATATTTTACTCTACTATTAAAAGACAAGATTTTTTTATTCCCTAAACTTTATGAAGCCTTACTTTACTATATTAACAATAATATTCTAAGGCCTaaaccataattttttaagCACCAGCCGTAATCCCTAATCCAAAGACAAGAATTATTTATTCCCTGAACTTTATGAAGCCTTTCTTTACTATATTAACAATAATATTCTAAGGCCTaaaccataattttttaagCACCAGTCGTAATCCCTAATCCCCAATATTTTACTGCCATAATTTTATACCCTAACTTAATTAATGCACAACCAAATCAATCAACAAGTATTTTATACCCTAGgttaattaaataaatcaaaatttccCAACTTTTTAGGGTTTCAGTCTAATTTTTTAACCCCAATGTAATACCCAATTTCTTTAAGCCATAATCTCAATTTTATAATCCCCATCTCATACTTTAGGgttaaatatataaaaagttaaaaaatccccaaattttaAAACCTAATCTTGGacttgcaaaaaaattacataatttGAAGATCCCTAAAACCCCCTAATTTTTAAGCCCTAATGTCGGATTTTTAGGgtaaacaatttaaaaaaaacgaaaaccccaaattttcaaattttaaaacccTAATCTCGGATCTAGGACTTGAAAAAATGTAACATAATTCAAAGATCCCTAAACCCCCGTAATTTTTAAGCCATGGGTTCGGATTTTTAGgataaacaatttaaaaaatacgaAAACCCCCAAACCCCCAGATTTCCCAGATTTTTTAGTCGTAAAAACCTCGTACGAAATCATATAAAGAAGGCTATAAAGAACTTACAAACATGTAGAACTTGTACTTGAGAAAATGACTTCAAAATGATGAACGAAGTTTGTCGATTCGTAATGAACCCTAGAACCcaggggttttttttgtttgctggtTTTTGCTATTCATGTCGTTTGGATGTGAGGTGGGAGATGGGTTGGATGGGTTCTGGTGTTTTGGTCGGAAGAGATTGGTTGGAAGAGGGCGACAGcgagatagagagagggagagatgggaAATGtcgtttttttttccagatgaGAGATGGAGATGAGATGGGAAATGTTGGTCGTTTTACTAGTGTTCTAgtatattgtttaaaaaaaaaaggggggtaTGCTGGTCTTTTTACTTTTGTTCCATCCATTTTCTGgacggaaaatgggggagggggtgaagttgcacgaatttaaacttaagggggtgaagttgcaaaaaagtgatagtttaggGGGTCTTTTTGCAATTAAGCCAATTCATAGTGCAGCATCTTTGATACAGTAACCACACGAACTAAACTGCCCGAGCTCTATATGTATTTGGCTTATTGTTAATCAAACTACTGTGCAAATGAGATATGtagagaaaaaaagtgaaaaacagATAGAGTGATTCCGTTTTGTATTTTGGTCCAAATGTTGGAAGACCGAAGGGGTATTTTTTATCCCCGAACTTTGTACCCTTAGGCTAAGTTTGAAGTAATTTCATTTGACCAAAGTCAATACTCCgtattaggtttaacgaatgaaaaaaaaaaaaagtaatttcattcAAGTGTTTGGATTAATTCAGTAATCTTATGCAAGAATCtattattttggaaatttatcaaagtcaatagtttatttttttattgattgggCCAGGAATCTAAGATTCCCATGGTGGGATCAAATTTCCATTCAATCTGGTAATGTGATTTACGTCGGATGTGTCATCGTGAATCACAATCCTATTCATATTTCTCCCAAACATGGGAATCCTGAGAGTGTGGCATCACATTCCTATTTATATTCCTTCCAAATGTTGGAATCATGAAAGTATGGTGTCACATTCTCATTCCTCCTCGAGATTCCTACCATCCAAACTAAGGTTCTAATGATTTATGCTCGAAAATGCTAATCAATGCTCCTGAGACACAAGATAAGATGCAATAAATATGAAATACGCACAAACGAATAAGGAAACATTGATCAATGAGTAGTATTTCTATGGCATACCCCTTATGCTTATATGTCCAATGCCAATTCATGCCATATTGGTCTGATCTAGGCCATAGAAGTAATTTCGTTTATTTGGGACTAATATCCACTTCATCTTTCCTTTTCCAATTTGTCGTCACGTTTCTTTTCCAATTGCCTGGAATGAATTTTTCGCCGTTTTTCATGTACATTttatttgagaatttttttttttctatttggcAATAGTGTTTCAAATTATAGGCAATGGATGAAGAATTTTTGCACAGTGagttcacccaataaaaaagaaacaattatTTTGATTTGAACAAGATTCCTaatgaagagaaaaatgtaGTACAAATTGGAGAAGATATATTACATTTGGATGAACACCCAAATGAAATTGGAAAGTATCTATTATTATGATAGATATTTAATTACATGCTAAAATAGTGGAGGTAGTATCTGTTATTTAGATTGTTGTTGACTTAATTTCTTATACAATGTAAAGTTGATATTTTATGAAAATTTTCTTACATTCATATACtatacaacaaaaataaataaataaatgacaaCCATGactctcttcaaaaaaaaaaagaaagtcatGATAAAAATTTCTGAAGCTGCCAATGTGACTATGAGGATCAATTGTATTCATGTAGTAATTGGTtgtggtttatttatttatgtgactATCCAATTCGGTAAAGTAAAACTAACTAACATCATTATCATCATCATAATATCCTCCTCCAGTTGTTATGCCCTTCATCATGATCTGGTGGTGCTGCCCTCTCCTTAGCTTCCAGCTGACTTCTTACCGTCGTCCTCTCTACCGTGTTCGCCTTCTCAGGCTTTGTCTGCCGTGTTTCGCTCTCAATCAACCGCCGGCTTCTCTCTTGAGCGTAGCTGGTTTCGCTTAACAGCTAGGTTGTTCCCGgcaggcggcggcggcggcgaggTTTCGTGTGTCTCCCACCGTCTTATTCTCCTGCGTTGATTCAATCTTTGGCCTAACGGTTTCGTGGAGTTCGCGGCCGGCTTTCGTTGGCTGCTCATCCGGGTTAAACGTTGGTGTGTCCGGTGGTGGATGTGGTGGTGTCTGTCGTTCCGTGGTGGTGCGGCTATGTTAGATGGGTttctggtggtggtgggtggccGGCTGAGTTGTGGTGGATGTTGGTGTTTGACGGCGGCACGGTTAGAGGTGCTAATCGAGCCAAACAAGCTAAACACAACATTGTTCAGGCTTGGCTTGACTTCTTGTTACaagtgttcaagcttggcttgagcTTGAGAACTCTTTGGGACTAATTGTTCAAGTTTGGCTTGCATGATGTTTTGTGTTCGTGAGAAGCTTGACTTGGTTTGTGAAATATGTAAGCCAATCTCGAGCTTCCAAGCATGAGCTTAGGCTCATGAATTTTCGAGCTTTCAGAAAGAACAATTATCTAGAAAAAGCAAGCTACGTAGAGTTTAAATGGAAGAAGGGAAGATGAAGAATGTGAGGCCCCGTTCCGGTTTCTGAAAAAAgtaacttttagaaaaggaatataattttaagctcaaaaatcatgtgtttacgaaaaataattttcctaccaatatggatcttgtttgatagatctcattgagatattttaaatggtggaaatattatttttcattttcgttatatttgagtttgaaattacttttttttttttttaaaaagtttaaaaagaaagcggaacggggctGATAGCAGCCCCAAATTTATTCAAGAAATCCTTTGAATTGCTCCATGAAAGAATTATATATGATTTAATGTAGCCATATATTTCTATATCTCACCTATGAGGTTTCCTTTTTATGCAATAGTACTATATAAAACTTGTGAAATATCTATATTGAAGGTAATTCATATATCATATTTTGGAATAAATATAATGTAACCTTATATGTTTATTATTTACAGGATGACTCATTGTTCATGAGCCTATCGAGCTAAACACCCGTATCCTCAAGTTTGgcttgaattcataaacaaacaaaaaaacatgattgagcttgacttatattttttataaacaagtttgaacaaaccaaaattcgagctgagctcgagttgtttggttcgtttagcagccCTAGACATGGTTGTGCTTGTAGCAAGGGTTTGTGTTTGGGTGTTGGGCTTTATCGGGCTGGGCTTGTCCCACTGGGCTTTAGGCCTCATAGGTGTCTGTTCTTATTTGTATGGGCTTTGTCTCTTTTATCTGGGCTTGAAGACCATCAGGAGTAGGCTTTGCCCCAATGGGTGCACCCTTATTTGGTTTCTTGCTAAACTTGGGTTTGAGTCTTAGATGAACATAGAATTATTCTCTAACGTTATAACTTTGATGAGTCTCGAATTAGGAATTTGATGTCATCATTCCTTGttcctattaatctttataacaatttcaaagattaataaaatttatttgttcatcCAATGTAGGACGACGAATTTGTTGAACCTTAGTCCATGTAATTAAAATAGTTTGATTTGCTTTCAGAGCCTGGGTTCGAAATTCTGAAGCTAGAGAAATTATTGTTTGAACCATTTAAATGTGAAATGTAAAAGCACTACGCTAAAATTGAGCTCGCAACCTAGCATATGAAGGGTAGAGAACTTGTATTGAGACAAGATtaaagtaagaaaaataaatcttaactaattttcatttatgttaGTACaaattttgggcaaaaaaatagGATCCCTAAGCAGTTGCCGGGACCGCCCCAGGAGCTACAGGAAGCATTCACATTCACTACCAGAAGCACAAATCCACAATTCAAACACCGGCTAAAAGAGACTTCCAAAATTGCAAACACCATGTTCAGGGCCCTTCCCTTGTCGACGAGCAGAATGGAAAAACAGTTAATCATCAATttgtacagtttttttttttttttttggtagtccACGCATTCTTGAAATGCTTTTAATTTCCGTCGGCCATGCAGATTAACTTTTGGTCGAACCCCAATGTTATGAAAGTTTCGAAAATGCAAAATCTATAGGCATGTTTCTTCCACTAATGTTCTACAATCTGCATTATGACCTTCTATaggcaaaaagaagaagctgcTACAGCCACGCATGTTGGGGCTACCCACCATGTTGAGATGTTAATTGACCAAAACACTGATCAAGATAACACCACTCTGTCATTTCACCGTTTCCTTGTTCAATAGGGAGATTTCATACTCAAACATTTGGCTTATTATTGCAAGTTACAGATTCTGTGTAGACAATAAGTTGATTCGTCTGCAAAATAAGGTAAAAAAGATATGTAACCCTCTAATCATGTCACTCAATCATAAAAGAATGCAATGCATGAGTCTCACTACTTACATAATAGATACCGATGATGAGCCTTACAATGACGAATTTGCTAATACTAGTCATGGGGCCAATCGGTCAATTTTCCATACTCTCTTTCCATCAATCACTTCAGGAGAGTATCGTATCCTGTCAAACGGGGAAGTAAAGAGACATTACAAGGGAAATCCAGTCATATGAAGAAACAAACGTTACTTGAGGTCCTTTCCCAGGTACAAAtccattttattacaaaatagATCTTGTAATTGTCTAACTTGTACTGTCTTGCCATTGGacttaggggtgagcaaaaaatccaTCAAACTACAAATCTAGTCCAAATCCATGCAAACCAAAAGGTTTGATTcggttttttagtagtatggtttgatcatggtttaaaaaaattaaaaaccgcgttatatggtttggtttgtgaattCACATTTACGGTTttggttccaaaccgatccgaaccATATAATAATTACGATTCACCAAATGAATATGGGAGCCTTTAGTCAActactttcctaatttattgatcctattaaatTCACCGCAACATTTAGTTTTTCTTCCCTGccaagataatttagactaaacttctatatatcaaaattattcctaatttcctatgattatttatttattatacaaAGAAAGCACATGGGATCACCAGTTCAGTCAATTTCCACGACCCAATTCctaaatttctaaattttttataagttttcttttaattttattttcataattttaagtacttaaaatatattttgaagatCATAGCTTAGTTCAAAACAAACcatggtttaaaaccgaaaccgaaaccaaaccatatttaaatggtttggttctatgctttttgtgggttggtttggttctccaaattcataatctgtaggtattggtttggttcttagTTTACTATAAAACTGAACCAATCTGGACCAAGCTCACCCCTAAATTTAGACTTTTCACAAATGACTACGAACCGAAATATTGAAcacttggaaatcttcaaaaGAGACCAGATTTTCTAATGTGAAACATTTACACACCAGAATTCTATTACACACAACAAGGAAGCTCTTTTGAGTAATCTTATCAGCGAGGCGCTTCTATTGAAGGCTCGAGTTTAGTTTCTTTTCCGAGTGGTGCTACTAGTACAGATTTTAAATCTGTACCAGCGCGTACAAATGCCTATTTTGGCCTGTTTTagttctcaaaaaaatgatcggagccgctcattttgtttaaagtactttgtttatggtccttgcaaaaaatatgcTCAATCTGGTATCGGTAAGAGcgtttacaaaacatccaactttgtcaCAGAATTCAAGcctaaattctaaagcaaagttagATGTTTTTGTAAATGCCCTTACCGATACCGGATTGAgttcatttttttgcaagaaccaaaaaaaaaatatttcaaacaaaatgagcgactccgatcatttttttatgACCCAACACAGGCCCAAAAAGGCGTTTGTACGTGCTGTACAGATTTTATGTATGTGCCTGTATTATTTCTGCAAAAATTATTTCCTATAGGTATTCAAGTCACTCTCGAGTATTTGAAACATTGGGTATTCTTCCAACACTCCAATTGGCATTTGGAATTAGTCTCACAATTTTGATCCCAATCTGGATCCACTGCACCATTTCAAATCATTAAGGACATCAGAAGGGAACAAAATTTCAGAACCCAGATGCCTTGGGGCCAACTCAATCGTCCATGCTAGGATCTCACCAATGATCCACATCTGTACGTTCTATGCATAATGTTGGGTTCTAGCTTTGATAAGGGACTTGGGCTTATGTTGGGCCACTatcaaaccataacaaaacctGTTGGTACGCAAAAACCAAAGGGATGATTTCACCCAACTGATAATGCATCCATACTGAATTCTTCTTGGATCCTATGGTTACATATCGGTCTATAGATCACACATATAAAATGGTAGTATGGGAGAAGGGAAAAAGTACCTGTCATGTAAGCGTGATTGCTGTCCttgccaaaattcaaaatgctCTGGCTTAAGCCTGTATCCTCCCCAGTGTTTGGGTTTTGGGATCAAATTTCTGCAGATTCAAGTTATAGTATTGAAATTGTTGACATAGTGCTGGGAGACAgttcaaaatgagaaaaatggCATAATAttcacaagaaagaaaaaaaaataaacatatgaTTGGGACCTGTCAGAGAATTTGGCCTCCAATTCTTTGTACTCTTGGTGGAGAATATTGCGTCTGGGAATTACAGTGCTCTGGATAGAGTGATCAGAGAAATTTAGTAGATTTCGCAGACTTTATTTACTGTTCTTTGAAAGAGGAAGTGGGGGCGAAAAGAAACCTGCTTGCTAACTATTGCTCCAATTTGACTTCCACGAGGACGACTGTGGAAGTACTGGTCAGATTCTTCTTCAGAAACTTTCTCCACAAGTCCTTCCACTCTTACCTAGAAATCACCATATTATCCTTCAATTGTCATCAGAAGAGGTATGCACTTTTATGCATTATCATCATCAGTAAATTGTCAAATAATAAagcattttgaaaatgaaaggttCAAAATCATCCATGGTAAGGTGGTTGTTACTGGACGGAGCCACTTCTCTATGATTCCTTCAGGGTTCATACTCATCCATGAGGCGTGAAAGTGAGACGAGACTGaacaagtcaaaggtctatctTGGTCCTAGTGGAGATAGTCCCTCTCTTCTGAATGTCCATGTACTTGTGGACTTTCTtattccagaaaaaaaaaaaaaagaagatgcgTAACACTATACTTGCTTTCTTCAAGTGGTTCCAACCTTAGTTTATGGGGACAATGATCCTTCACTGAGGCAAGTTGTCTGGAGGGAACGCCTATTGGTTGACCATAGATGCCAACCGATTGATTATCTAAGAGAAGATAAAtagttctatcattcaagttGTCTGGAGGGAAGGCCTACTGATTGACCATAGATGCCAACCAATCAACTATCTAAGAGAAGATAAGTAGTTCTTCTATCACTCAAGGACTGATAACTACAAATGGTATGGCAAATAAACAGGAAAAATGTTCCTTTGGAGTATAATTATGCTATCAAACTCGATGACGAAGCCCATTCCATTCATTCAGGACTGAAGAGCCAATTTGATCTGTAGCTTCTAAAACATTGACTCCATACTTCTTGCAACTTCAGAAGAGGTATGCACTTTTATGTATTGTTATCATTGggagcatttttttaaaaagaaaaaaaaaatcaaacgtTCATACTCGTCCATGGTGTTTCCAACATTGACTAGACCAAATAGTCTTTTCATTTTAAACTCTCCGTGAAGATGTCGTGGATAATGGAATCATGGTTCTAATATCGAGTTTAGGTTCTATTTGAACTTTTTCAAGCAGGTAGTCGAAGAAtatttgatttgttcaatgCCCCAGCTAGGGCAGCATTTCTAATTTGATCAGCCAATGGCTACTGCAAGGCTCCTTTTcataatatc
The sequence above is drawn from the Rhododendron vialii isolate Sample 1 chromosome 6a, ASM3025357v1 genome and encodes:
- the LOC131328387 gene encoding uncharacterized protein LOC131328387; protein product: MVDLRCTLLMRVGGRLVRGLQSEYLNGVIAETKVDPDSFSFYELIDIIRQMGYGLTDSNGVTEQVTVYYKLPMHNMNDGLVNLTSYYDILEMFAVHSSGKKYMVIDLYVDCPNVVESDEDREPKVEVIGRDRNTNADPSSITELGGGLEIGNGQGGGELQGIEHVEEPVVDEEGEGVGNECVTADEDGERVGAQMDEDSESDCEWQPNDDSETSCDSFSGVEESSDEEEEENIALVGLGTYNLQTECGERDSDSDENELVEEGEDGKLAFCEFKDSCMKNPQLIEGMKFPNVRVFRKLLREYHIKEGYKFKFVKNESTRVTVKCAFDCGFRLHASPMYDEKSFQIKNIWQQHTCTINYTNNNATSSWLSNKYLAKLNDAPETKVKSMKNIVRREWLINVSEYKVYRAKRKTLEKIRGDHTEQYKRLWDCCEMVRRRNPGRMAKIKVDRPCDGQVPCFQRMFISYDAQVKGFLAGCRPIIGLDACFLKSPFGGQLMHAVARDGNNQSFPLAFAVVESETKDAWNWFKGLLEDLIGNPE